From Debaryomyces hansenii CBS767 chromosome C complete sequence, a single genomic window includes:
- a CDS encoding DEHA2C13728p (highly similar to uniprot|P38635 Saccharomyces cerevisiae YFR025C HIS2 Histidinolphosphatase identical start) — MHSHHSHSGTYVSHAADDLESIVRKAQSMGFTHFCLTEHMPRLENKFLYPEEIEKNYSIRELDDDFKRYLEHAKKLQDKYNAEGRMKILIGFEVEGIDESHIEYSSKTIIKENPYVNMSVGSVHYVNQIPIDFSSELWKEARDSTLDKTTRSLYKAYFDLQYNVVSTLKPPVVGHFDLIRLFEPTDEIDETTNKPLKDINIESDWPDVWESITRNVKFINDYGGLFELNSAAIRKGWSSPYPKKDMCGAILKYGNGKFCLSDDSHSIAQVGLNFHKAWEYARDVLNLDYIYYLDLDENMKTVTKRELVSKLDKSKFWDQYK; from the coding sequence ATGCATTCCCATCATTCACATAGTGGTACATATGTATCACACGCAGCAGATGATTTAGAATCCATAGTCCGCAAAGCTCAATCGATGGGGTTTACCCATTTTTGTCTTACAGAACATATGCCCCGGttggaaaataaatttctttatccAGAAGAGATAGAGAAAAATTACTCTATTAGAGaattagatgatgattttaaaCGTTATTTGGAACATGCTAAGAAATTACAGGACAAGTATAATGCAGAAGGTCGCatgaagatattaattGGGTTTGAAGTCGAAGGCATAGATGAATCGCATATTGAGTATAGTTCCAAAACGATTATAAAGGAGAATCCGTATGTGAACATGTCAGTGGGATCTGTCCATTATGTCAACCAAATAccaattgatttttcatCAGAGTTGTGGAAGGAAGCTCGAGACTCGACACTAGATAAGACAACAAGATCTTTGTATAAAGCTTATTTTGACCTCCAGTACAATGTTGTTCTGACACTAAAACCACCAGTGGTAGGTcattttgatttgattCGTCTTTTTGAGCCTAcagatgaaattgatgaaacCACAAATAAACCTCTCAAGgatatcaatattgaaagcGATTGGCCAGATGTATGGGAATCAATAACTCGGAATgttaaattcatcaatgaCTATGGtggtttatttgaattaaacTCAGCAGCCATTCGAAAAGGATGGTCATCTCCTTATCCTAAAAAGGACATGTGTGGTGCCATATTGAAGTATGGAAATGGTAAATTTTGTCTTTCTGACGACTCACACTCGATAGCACAAGTTGGTTTGAATTTTCATAAAGCTTGGGAATATGCTAGGGATGTACTCAATCTAGACTACATCtattatttggatttggatGAAAATATGAAGACGGTTACTAAACGTGAGTTAGTTCTGAAGCTAGATAAGTCAAAATTTTGGGATCAATACAAGTGA
- a CDS encoding DEHA2C13794p (some similarities with CA4297|IPF2603 Candida albicans), translating into MAAIESLDKDLVSIIIASTINSSVKQLKDLTGQSTVELSLDAFLAKMNGLIVDYTEAFNQAPVDYKVDKLTFATLIKERKFADFVEVSGNILKIETNAKAFQAILSNIAVTSTLNYAKLLIKNIDDLGIIYRSSMDKTGAVGSEKGENDNALQDTNIEKYTIEEEIGSGEVQEDTESNEETKQEGEVQKAYEQDIEAEDDQEEDKIGLDVEVEHDHNEKDIEDIEEHENNELDKEETENIELGEQGDNIEEEQVENKDENPDEPEDKEQEEDKEQKEQEELEEDKEQEEQEEQEEQEEQEEQEEQEEQEEQKEQKEQEEQKEKEEAKDEAKDEQEVDEQEDQAVEGQEEQKEELKEEPKEQEDHEVHEEEEQDEEKLELNLEEEQDQQVDKDAKKVKGEQGNATPVESKNNVQTPEPKSSDGSIKEELRSQSSRKRSRSLSVSTPQQHKRFQHIAVNLINNIQAHRFSSPFLQAVNTKEAPDYHEVIYEPKDLKNILKSIKSKNDPPEYQSIKQLKRDIMLMLANCIMYNKSDTDLVQLTKSMKNDVNNIFKLFEEAESDTK; encoded by the coding sequence ATGGCTGCTATAGAATCACTTGATAAAGATCTTGTACTGATAATTATAGCATCCACTATCAACAGCTCTGTTAAACAGTTGAAGGATCTTACAGGCCAATCAACCGTTGAATTAAGCTTAGATGCCTTTTTGGCAAAAATGAATGGTTTGATTGTGGACTATACTGAAGCATTCAATCAGGCTCCGGTAGATTACAAGGTAGATAAATTAACATTTGCTAcattaataaaagaaagaaagtTTGCAGACTTTGTTGAAGTATCAGGCAACATATTAAAAATCGAAACAAATGCTAAAGCATTTCAAGCCATATTGAGCAATATAGCAGTGACGTCTACATTGAACTATGCTAAGCTTCTTATTAAAAACATTGATGACTTAGGTATTATATATAGAAGCTCGATGGATAAAACTGGTGCTGTAGGGTCAGAAAAAGGTGAAAATGACAATGCTCTACAAGATACAAATATAGAGAAGTATACCATAGAGGAAGAAATCGGAAGTGGTGAAGTTCAAGAAGATACTGAAagtaatgaagaaacaaagcAAGAAGGTGAAGTTCAAAAGGCTTATGAGCAAGATATAGAAGCGGAAGatgatcaagaagaagataaaattgGATTAGACGTAGAAGTAGAGCATGACCATAATGAAAAAGACATTGAAGACATAGAAGAGCACgagaataatgaattggataaaGAGGAAACAGAAAATATAGAACTCGGAGAACAAGGAGACAAcatagaagaagaacaagtTGAAAACAAAGATGAAAATCCAGACGAGCCAGAAGacaaagaacaagaagaagacaaagaacaaaaagaacaagaagaactagaagaagacaaagaacaagaagaacaagaagaacaagaagaacaagaagaacaagaagaacaagaagaacaagaagaacaagaagaacaaaaagaacaaaaagaacaagaagaacaaaaagaaaaagaagaagcaaaagATGAAGCAAAAGATGAACAAGAAGTGGACGAACAAGAAGATCAAGCAGTAGAAGgtcaagaagaacaaaaagaagaactAAAAGAAGAGCCAAAGGAGCAAGAAGATCACGAAGTAcatgaagaagaagaacaagatgaagagaaattggaattgaaCTTGGAAGAGGAACAAGATCAACAAGTAGATAAAGATGCAAAGAAAGTCAAAGGTGAGCAAGGCAATGCTACTCCAGTTGAGTCCAAAAATAATGTTCAAACTCCCGAACCTAAATCATCTGATGGTAgtattaaagaagaattacGTTCTCAGTCATCTAGAAAGCGTTCCCGATCATTGTCAGTATCTACTCCTCAACAACATAAAAGGTTCCAACATATTGCTgttaatttgataaataacATACAGGCCCATAGATTTTCATCCCCTTTCTTGCAAGCAGTTAATACCAAAGAGGCACCAGATTATCATGAGGTAATTTATGAACCAAAAGACTTGAAAAACATTTTAAAGTCAATTAAGCTGAAGAACGATCCACCAGAATATCAACTGATCaaacaattaaaaagaGATATTATGTTAATGTTAGCTAATTGTATTATGTATAATAAGTCTGACACAGATTTGGTTCAATTAACCAAAAGCATGAAGAATGACgtgaataatatattcaaattattcgaAGAGGCTGAACTGGATactaaataa
- a CDS encoding DEHA2C13750p (similar to uniprot|P25345 Saccharomyces cerevisiae YCR024C SLM5 Mitochondrial asparaginyl-tRNA synthetase) — MRILNASYSRMPSRCASLNFRSYFSSLKPTIKDLFISPPSIESTISTQGHIKSIRQFKNIGFIDLSDGTTFHNLSVVLQDPESTLSELHLKVGQSINVAGKWIASKGTQKYELLYNPEANDHNLQVIGDVEDAYPIQKKSQTYQFLRGLPTLRHRTASLASMLRFRSFMETKLMEFFNSQNFTKTTPPLITSSDCEGAGEQFKVEQLHKKEVVVDGAVQEEHFFGKPAFLTVSTQLHLEVLTLSLNRAWTLTPCFRAEDSNTNRHLSEFWMLEAEICYIDHVSQLTDFTEDMIRYVTGALKSEAINEQSSGHSTDLLSSRFKKEELETLKNRWETIMAPQKWPSVTYSEAIDIINKVKNKNKSKNRLTWGDDIQTEHEKWLAGTHFQSPVFITDYPRSQKPFYMPKSHSSVYNPERPTVACYDLILPEIGELVGGSMREHDYENLVQEMTRRNMNLKEMDWYLSTRLNGTVPHGGFGMGFERLLSYIGAMENVKDVIPFPRVPQSCTC; from the coding sequence ATGAGGATACTTAATGCAAGCTATAGTCGGATGCCATCAAGATGTGCATCGTTAAATTTTAGGTCTTATTTTAGTAGCTTAAAACCTACCATTAAAGACTTATTCATATCACCTCCCAGTATAGAGTCCACTATATCAACGCAAGGACACATTAAATCTATCCGTCAGTTTAAGAATATAGGTTTCATTGACCTATCAGATGGAACTACATTTCACAACTTAAGTGTTGTTCTACAAGACCCAGAATCAACGCTTTCTGAATTGCATTTGAAAGTGGGCCAAAGCATCAATGTCGCTGGAAAATGGATTGCATCGAAAGGAACCCAAAAATATGAACTTTTATACAATCCTGAAGCAAATGACCATAACCTTCAAGTTATTGGAGATGTAGAGGATGCATATCCCATTCAAAAGAAATCGCAAACGTACCAATTCTTGAGAGGATTGCCAACTTTAAGACATAGAACTGCATCATTAGCATCTATGTTACGATTCAGATCATTTATGGAAACTAAACTAatggaatttttcaatagtCAGAATTTTACAAAGACAACACCACCGTTGATTACTAGTTCTGATTGTGAAGGAGCCGGTGAACAATTCAAAGTCGAGCAGTTGCATAAAAAAGAAGTCGTTGTTGATGGTGCTGTTCAGGAGGAGCATTTCTTTGGGAAACCAGCCTTCTTGACCGTTTCCACTCAACTTCATCTTGAAGTATTGACGTTATCTTTGAATAGAGCTTGGACTTTGACCCCGTGTTTCAGAGCAGAGGATTCTAATACAAATCGTCATCTAAGCGAATTCTGGATGCTAGAGGCAGAAATATGCTACATCGACCATGTTAGCCAATTAACTGACTTTACAGAGGACATGATAAGATATGTCACTGGTGCATTGAAGTCCGAAGCTATAAATGAACAATCTAGTGGCCATTCGACTGATTTACTAAGTTCCAGGTTCAAGAAAGAGGAACTCGAAACCTTGAAAAACAGGTGGGAAACCATTATGGCACCTCAAAAATGGCCTTCTGTAACGTATTCTGAGGCCATTGATATCATTAACAAGGtcaaaaataagaataagCTGAAAAATCGCTTAACTTGGGGCGACGATATCCAGACTGAACACGAAAAATGGCTTGCTGGTACGCATTTCCAGTCTCCTGTCTTTATTACAGACTACCCAAGATCTCAAAAGCCGTTTTACATGCCCAAGTCTCATTCAAGTGTGTACAACCCGGAAAGGCCCACTGTTGCGTGCTATGACTTGATTTTACCAGAAATAGGGGAGCTAGTAGGTGGTTCAATGAGAGAACATGACTACGAGAACCTAGTACAAGAAAtgacaagaagaaatatgaaCCTAAAGGAGATGGACTGGTATTTATCAACCAGACTTAATGGAACAGTTCCGCATGGTGGTTTCGGTATGGGCTTTGAGAGATTACTTTCCTACATTGGTGCAATGGAGAACGTTAAGGATGTCATCCCCTTTCCTCGTGTTCCCCAATCATGTACCTGTTAA
- a CDS encoding DEHA2C13816p (similar to uniprot|P25621 Saccharomyces cerevisiae YCR028C FEN2 Plasma membrane H+-pantothenate symporter) produces the protein MSSILRKVKIVLWGKTPDDPEEARLLVKIDWFVLSFACLLYWVNYVDRLNISNAYVSGMKEDLKMEGNEFNIINTCFNIGYIVFLIPNNLILLRIRPRYWLTFCAIAWGLLTLGIYKVTSYRQIYAIRFFQGAFESSTFVGVHLILGSWYKEEELTKRSAIFTSAGLIGNIFSSTMQSAIYTNMHDLNGIAGWRWLFIIDFIITIPIAIYGFIFFPDTPETSKAFYFNEKEVQLAKSRVHQRPHTKLDWSIFKRVLGRWHWWSFSMLWILGGENESFGSNSLFAIWLQYFNYTVPHRNHYPMGVYAIGVLATFAFAVYIDGTHARYHWRIGIVIAISMVISTILLILRPLSASYVFAAHYISGISYAGQATFFAWANIVCQDDLEERSIVLGSMNMFSNAVNAWWSLLFYVATDAPKFRKGCWAMLATCISSVVVVLLIRYLQLRERKYSVLDTVIINKDIIEEPENSSIYTKIEL, from the coding sequence ATGAGTTCAATACTTCGAAAAGTGAAAATTGTACTCTGGGGTAAGACACCCGATGATCCTGAGGAAGCAAGATTACTAGTCAAAATTGATTGGTTTGTGTTATCATTTGCCTGTCTATTATACTGGGTGAATTACGTTGACAGATTGAATATTTCCAACGCATATGTTTCGGGTATgaaagaagatttgaaaatggaaGGAAAcgaattcaatataataaatacatgTTTTAATATTGGATACATTGTATTTTTAATACCAAATAACTTGATCTTGTTGAGAATAAGGCCTCGGTATTGGTTGACATTCTGCGCAATCGCATGGGGCTTATTAACTTTGGGTATATACAAGGTGACCTCTTACCGGCAAATATATGCAATTCGATTTTTTCAAGGAGCATTTGAAAGCTCGACTTTTGTTGGGGTTCACCTAATTCTAGGGTCTTGGTATAAAGAAGAGGAACTCACGAAGAGAAGTGCTATATTCACCTCCGCAGGACTAATAGGCAATATATTTTCCAGTACGATGCAAAGTGCCATTTACACAAATATGCATGATCTTAATGGTATAGCTGGCTGGAGATGgctatttattattgactTTATTATAACAATTCCCATAGCTATATACGGGTTCATATTTTTTCCCGATACACCTGAGACTAGCAAAGCATTTTACttcaatgaaaaagaagttCAATTAGCTAAACTGAGAGTACACCAAAGACCTCACACAAAGCTCGATTGGTCCATATTTAAGAGGGTATTAGGAAGATGGCACTGGTGGCTGTTTTCCATGTTATGGATATTAGGGGGTGAAAACGAGTCATTTGGTAGTAATTCACTTTTTGCAATTTGGTTGCAATATTTTAACTATACTGTTCCTCATAGAAACCATTACCCCATGGGTGTGTATGCTATAGGTGTACTTGCGACATTTGCATTTGCAGTTTATATTGATGGTACACATGCACGATATCATTGGAGAATTGGAATAGTGATTGCAATAAGTATGGTTATTTCGACTATTCTACTTATATTAAGACCGTTATCTGCCAGCTATGTTTTTGCAGCTCATTATATTTCTGGCATTTCATACGCGGGGCAAGCAACTTTCTTTGCGTGGGCTAATATTGTTTGCCAAgatgatttagaagaaaGATCAATTGTATTAGGATCTATGAATATGTTTAGTAATGCAGTTAATGCTTGGTGGTCGCTTTTATTTTATGTTGCAACTGATGCTCCAAAATTTAGAAAAGGATGTTGGGCAATGTTGGCAACCTGTATTAGCAGCGTAGTGGTCGTGCTTCTTATAAGATATCTTCAGTTGAGGGAAAGGAAGTATTCCGTATTAGACACGGtcataattaataaagatattattgaagaaccAGAAAACTCGCTGATATATACCAAGATTGAATTATGA
- a CDS encoding DEHA2C13772p (highly similar to uniprot|O74700 Saccharomyces cerevisiae YEL020W-A TIM9 Mitochondrial intermembrane space protein): MDQLNVKEQQDFQQIVEQKQMKDFMRLYSNLVSKCFDDCVNDFTSNNLTTKETGCITKCSEKFLKHSERVGQRFQEQNALLMQNMQKR; this comes from the exons ATGGACCAATTAAATGTTAAGGAACAACAAgattttcaacaaatcgTTGAACAAAAGCAAATGAAGGACTTTATGAGATTATACTCAAACTTAGTCTCCAAATGTTTCGATGACTGTGTCAACGACTTTACATCTAACAACTTGACCACCAAGGAAACTGGTTGTATCACCAAATGTTCTGAAAAGTTCTTGAAACACAGTGAAAGAGTTGGCCAAAGATTCCAAGAGCAAAA TGCCTTattgatgcaaaatatGCAAAAACGTTAG
- a CDS encoding DEHA2C13706p (highly similar to uniprot|P38708 Saccharomyces cerevisiae YHR020W Protein required for cell viability) produces the protein MALEQSLAALSLATVSSESAVSTKTLVFKPKTAKSATPVPVVVFALQSTQTPSPVIAKAAGVKEPRLAKDDLVTEFFTVSAKEVSIANLHKDLAGKIKLVVDENITKASDDTVLELSTASAKASISAKVLNEYIASTGIEVVSVDFSAEQAAAPAADTSKKDALKKEKQAAKLEDAKLIGITVDKAKDFSSWYSQIVTKGEMLDYYDVSGCYILRPNSYSVWETIQEWFNLRIKKMGVQNSYFPMFVSSRVLEKEKDHIEGFAPEVAWVTRAGNSELDEHIAIRPTSETVMYPYYAKWIRSHRDLPLKLNQWNSVVRWEFKHPQPFLRTREFLWQEGHTAHLTKESAAEEVEQILDLYAGIYEELLAVPVVKGKKTENEKFAGGDYTTTCEGFIAETGRGIQGATSHHLGTNFSKMFNISVENPEGADKPRVHAFQNSWGLSTRVIGVMVMTHSDNKGLVLPPRVAQTQVVVIPVGLTAKTPDEQRKAINDGAANIEHILKQTDVRVTGDYRDNYSPGWKFSNWELKGTPLRLEFGPKDLASEQVTAVRRDNSQKYSVKLNELEKRIPEILQEMQVGLLEKARKDFDEHRVMVHEWKDFVPTLNAKNVIVSPWCGDGDCEDDIKDSSAKKDDGEEEEVDEKSPSMGAKSLCIPFDQPELKSGQKCVKCDRPAVTYCMFGRSY, from the coding sequence ATGGCTTTAGAACAATCATTAGCAGCATTATCATTAGCAACTGTTTCGTCAGAATCTGCAGTTTCAACTAAGACTTTGGTTTTCAAGCCTAAGACGGCTAAGAGCGCTACACCAGTACCAGTAGTTGTTTTCGCTTTACAAAGTACACAAACACCATCTCCGGTTATTGCTAAGGCCGCTGGAGTCAAGGAACCAAGATTGGCAAAGGACGACTTGGTGACGGAATTTTTCACTGTTTCGGCCAAGGAAGTGTCAATTGCGAACTTACACAAGGACTTAGCAGGTAAGATCAAGCTTGTTGTCGATGAGAACATCACCAAAGCTTCAGACGATACAGTTTTAGAATTATCTACTGCATCTGCCAAGGCCAGCATCTCCGCGAAGGTTCTTAACGAGTACATTGCTTCTACTGGCATTGAGGTGGTTTCAGTCGATTTTTCAGCCGAACAAGCTGCTGCCCCAGCTGCTGACACCTCTAAGAAGGATGCTttgaagaaggaaaaaCAAGCAGCCAAGCTTGAAGATGCAAAGTTGATCGGTATCACTGTTGATAAGGCAAAGGATTTCTCTTCCTGGTACTCTCAAATTGTCACCAAAGGTGAAATGTTGGACTACTATGACGTCTCTGGTTGTTACATTTTAAGGCCAAACTCTTACTCTGTCTGGGAAACTATTCAAGAATGGTTTAATTTACGTATCAAGAAGATGGGAGTTCAAAATTCATACTTCCCAATGTTCGTCTCTTCTAGGGTTTTGGAAAAGGAAAAGGATCACATCGAAGGTTTTGCTCCAGAAGTAGCCTGGGTTACTCGTGCTGGTAACTCTGAATTAGATGAACACATTGCCATTAGACCTACGTCCGAAACTGTTATGTATCCATATTATGCTAAATGGATTAGATCTCACAGGGACTTGCCATTGAAGTTGAATCAATGGAATTCTGTTGTTAGATGGGAATTCAAGCATCCACAACCATTTTTAAGAACCCGTGAGTTCTTATGGCAAGAAGGTCACACTGCTCATTTGACCAAGGAAAGTGCTGCTGAAGAAGTTGAACAAATTTTGGATTTGTATGCTGGTATCtacgaagaattattagcCGTTCCTGTTGTTAAAGGTAAAAAGACCGAAAACGAAAAATTCGCTGGTGGTGATTATACTACTACTTGTGAAGGTTTCATTGCTGAAACTGGTAGAGGTATTCAAGGTGCCACTTCCCATCACTTAGGAACCAACTTTTCTAAAATGTTTAACATTTCTGTTGAAAACCCAGAAGGTGCTGACAAGCCAAGAGTCCATGCTTTCCAAAACTCTTGGGGTTTATCTACCCGTGTCATTGGTGTTATGGTTATGACTCATTCAGACAACAAGGGTTTAGTTTTACCTCCTCGTGTTGCCCAAACCCAAGTTGTAGTTATTCCTGTTGGTTTGACTGCTAAGACCCCCGATGAGCAAAGAAAGGCCATCAATGATGGAGCAGCTAATATAGAACATATTTTGAAGCAGACTGATGTCAGGGTTACTGGGGATTATAGGGATAACTATTCTCCTGGGTGGAAATTCTCAAACTGGGAATTGAAGGGTACTCCATTACGTTTAGAATTCGGACCTAAAGATTTAGCTTCTGAACAAGTTACCGCTGTTAGACGTGATAACAGCCAAAAATACTCCGTCAAATTAAACGAATTAGAAAAACGAATCCCAGAAATTTTACAAGAAATGCAAGTTGGATTATTAGAGAAGGCTCGTAAAGACTTTGACGAGCACCGTGTTATGGTTCATGAATGGAAAGACTTTGTCCCAACATTAAATGCTAAGAATGTCATTGTTTCCCCTTGGTGTGGTGATGGTGATTgtgaagatgatattaagGACTCGTCTGCTAAGAAAGATGatggtgaagaagaagaggtCGATGAAAAATCACCATCTATGGGTGCAAAATCATTATGTATTCCATTTGACCAACCAGAATTAAAGTCAGGCCAAAAGTGTGTTAAGTGTGATAGACCAGCAGTGACTTACTGTATGTTCGGTAGATCATATTAG